A genomic window from Bdellovibrio sp. SKB1291214 includes:
- a CDS encoding transglycosylase domain-containing protein, producing MRSITFTLTFFFFGSLLVLGALGLFGLSEYVRVGKSVDRAMVFKPHPYVAYAQLPPALIKIFNEVEYPQSAMCNEWSGLEKTFSDTPSLHPDCNLTWELIKILMPTATQGSFIKEYEDHMTFFRLHVKYGYNEILEQVINRFPFGKVEDRELNGFQNASVYYFKKSLNELSLEQLAGLVVISRNPAYFYPFEDNKMYLRNRTFLLNLIRPSGTPAY from the coding sequence ATGAGATCAATCACCTTCACCCTGACATTCTTTTTTTTCGGTTCCCTGCTTGTCTTGGGGGCCTTGGGACTTTTCGGTCTTTCTGAATATGTTCGCGTGGGCAAAAGTGTGGACCGAGCAATGGTGTTTAAACCCCATCCTTATGTGGCATATGCGCAGTTGCCCCCGGCATTGATTAAAATATTCAACGAAGTCGAGTATCCTCAATCTGCTATGTGCAATGAATGGTCGGGGCTTGAGAAGACTTTTTCAGACACACCGTCTCTGCATCCTGACTGCAATCTTACCTGGGAACTGATCAAAATTTTGATGCCGACGGCGACTCAAGGAAGTTTTATAAAAGAATATGAAGACCACATGACGTTTTTTCGCCTGCATGTGAAATATGGATACAATGAAATCCTGGAGCAAGTGATCAATCGCTTTCCGTTTGGAAAAGTGGAAGACCGCGAGTTAAATGGATTTCAAAACGCCAGTGTATACTATTTTAAAAAGAGTTTAAACGAACTCAGCCTTGAGCAGCTGGCGGGCCTTGTGGTTATCAGCAGAAATCCTGCTTACTTTTATCCTTTTGAAGATAACAAAATGTACCTGCGTAACAGGACATTTTTATTAAATCTGATTCGTCCTTCGGGAACCCCTGCTTACTAA
- a CDS encoding S1 family peptidase, translated as MKLLSALILAASFITIGCGSSVSTNTVSNKNTGAIIGGQLVKEGTALAQSVVGIYDDNEGFTCTGSLLPNNLVLTAAHCIGKNPSGAYIVFAPDMEAILNLGNNFKNSPKVRRVVAMKAHSDFNQGEENSAIPGNDVGLMMYDGQTPEGYKTAKVLTDATALKTGALTILAGYGVDSDEVIVVDPKKTKNLQQMINNGEVFCDSDDARKATSCIREELSGPAILKAVTVKVKYSPNDGEVILDQRGGKAACSGDSGGPAYIQVGEEFQLWGVTSRSGIGCNNDIIYMNILHYATWIKDTAKSFGVK; from the coding sequence TTGAAATTACTAAGCGCTTTGATTTTGGCAGCTTCTTTTATCACTATCGGTTGCGGATCTTCCGTCAGTACGAACACTGTTTCTAATAAAAACACAGGTGCCATTATCGGCGGCCAATTGGTTAAAGAGGGCACGGCCCTAGCTCAAAGCGTGGTCGGTATTTATGACGACAACGAAGGCTTCACTTGCACGGGTTCACTTTTGCCTAACAATTTGGTTTTAACGGCTGCCCATTGCATCGGAAAAAATCCATCTGGCGCTTACATTGTTTTTGCTCCTGATATGGAAGCGATCCTAAATCTAGGCAATAATTTCAAAAACTCTCCGAAGGTTCGTCGTGTTGTTGCGATGAAAGCTCATAGCGATTTCAACCAAGGCGAAGAGAATTCCGCAATTCCAGGAAACGACGTTGGCTTGATGATGTACGATGGCCAAACTCCAGAGGGCTATAAAACTGCAAAAGTTTTAACAGATGCCACCGCGTTGAAAACGGGTGCTTTGACAATTCTAGCAGGCTACGGCGTTGATTCTGATGAAGTGATAGTCGTGGACCCTAAAAAGACAAAAAACCTTCAACAAATGATTAACAACGGTGAGGTCTTCTGCGACAGCGACGACGCTCGCAAAGCCACTTCATGCATCCGCGAGGAGCTAAGTGGCCCCGCAATTTTAAAAGCCGTGACAGTCAAAGTTAAATACAGCCCAAATGACGGCGAAGTGATTTTGGACCAAAGAGGTGGCAAAGCAGCCTGCTCTGGCGATTCCGGGGGCCCTGCTTACATCCAAGTTGGCGAAGAGTTCCAACTTTGGGGTGTTACGAGCCGCAGTGGCATCGGCTGCAACAATGACATCATCTATATGAACATCCTGCACTACGCGACGTGGATCAAAGACACGGCGAAATCTTTCGGCGTTAAATAA
- a CDS encoding S1 family peptidase: MKLYGILALAVLLTSVACSQSEKRGLTAKGNPSIIGGAIVKKDSFLARSTVGIFDAQSTMVCTGVLLENNLILTAAHCVVEDLSELFIVFSPDMESLLKNSDMLKKSPLTRRVSKAVAHPDFNQTILAESPAPSLNDIGLMKFNGTTPKGYLPAKILPNMKLLIPGSETLIAGYGVETDNVVEVDVKDTENLKELEDMGLVVCEIDAKDNSKHCFAEEMDGPAILKSTSVVIENLPNTHEVIVRHDNQHGPCSGDSGGPAYLKMGNDYYVWGIVSRSLLGCSTTTTYTNVLSFNSWIKQQSAVLLKSK, translated from the coding sequence ATGAAGCTTTATGGAATTTTGGCGCTCGCTGTTTTGCTGACTTCTGTCGCATGTTCTCAATCTGAAAAGCGAGGGCTGACTGCGAAAGGCAATCCATCCATCATCGGTGGTGCCATCGTTAAAAAAGATTCGTTCTTAGCCAGAAGCACAGTTGGTATTTTCGACGCCCAATCGACCATGGTTTGCACCGGCGTACTTCTGGAGAACAATCTCATTCTCACTGCCGCTCATTGCGTGGTGGAAGATTTGAGCGAGCTGTTCATCGTGTTTTCCCCCGACATGGAATCCTTGCTAAAAAATTCTGACATGTTAAAAAAATCCCCTCTGACTCGTCGAGTTTCTAAAGCTGTGGCCCATCCTGATTTTAACCAAACGATTCTTGCAGAGAGTCCCGCACCTTCATTGAACGACATCGGTTTGATGAAATTTAATGGCACAACACCTAAAGGTTATTTGCCTGCCAAAATTTTGCCAAACATGAAACTGCTAATACCTGGCAGTGAAACATTGATAGCAGGCTATGGAGTGGAAACTGACAACGTCGTCGAAGTTGACGTCAAAGACACTGAAAATCTTAAAGAGCTTGAAGACATGGGTTTAGTGGTCTGCGAAATCGATGCTAAAGACAACAGCAAGCATTGCTTCGCTGAAGAAATGGATGGTCCCGCCATCTTAAAATCCACATCAGTTGTTATCGAAAATCTTCCAAACACTCATGAAGTGATCGTCCGTCATGATAACCAGCATGGTCCATGCTCAGGCGATTCTGGTGGACCCGCTTATCTGAAAATGGGCAATGATTATTACGTGTGGGGAATTGTGAGCCGCAGTCTTTTGGGTTGTTCTACAACGACGACGTATACAAATGTTTTGTCGTTTAATAGTTGGATTAAACAACAAAGTGCTGTCCTTTTAAAATCCAAATAG
- a CDS encoding DUF5985 family protein yields the protein MGSEVLKQFIYGAVMMASLTSGIFFLRFWRKTYDRFFAMFACAFFMLAAERWFFIFLPNSDEENSWIFSMRLLAFLLIIIAVIDKNRSN from the coding sequence ATGGGTTCTGAAGTTTTAAAGCAGTTTATCTATGGGGCTGTGATGATGGCATCGTTGACGTCAGGAATATTCTTTTTGAGATTTTGGCGTAAAACCTATGATCGATTCTTTGCGATGTTCGCTTGCGCATTTTTTATGTTGGCGGCAGAACGATGGTTTTTTATTTTCCTGCCTAATTCAGACGAAGAAAACTCGTGGATATTTTCTATGAGGCTATTGGCGTTTCTGTTAATTATTATTGCCGTGATTGATAAAAATCGCAGCAACTAG
- the kdsA gene encoding 3-deoxy-8-phosphooctulonate synthase, whose translation MQNKVVKIGNIEVANNKPFVLFAGMNVLESRDLAMQVCEHFVKITDKLKIPYVFKSSFDKANRSSIHSYRGPGMEEGLKIFAELKKTFGVKVITDVHEVGQAKIVAEVADVIQLPAFLARQTDLVEDMARTGAIINVKKPQFLSPSQMGNIVEKIEECGNDKVILCERGSCFGYDNLVVDTLGFNIMKKVSKGSPVILDATHALQFRDPMGAASSGRRGQVAELSRAGLAVGLAGLFIEAHPDPKNAKCDGPSALPLAKAEPFLAQMKALDDLVKAFPALDTEA comes from the coding sequence ATGCAAAACAAAGTCGTTAAAATAGGCAATATCGAAGTCGCAAACAACAAACCATTCGTTCTTTTCGCGGGTATGAACGTGCTTGAAAGCCGTGACCTTGCGATGCAAGTTTGCGAGCACTTCGTAAAAATCACTGACAAACTTAAAATCCCGTATGTTTTTAAATCATCATTCGACAAAGCAAACCGCTCGTCGATCCACTCCTACCGTGGCCCAGGGATGGAAGAAGGCTTGAAAATCTTTGCTGAACTTAAAAAAACCTTCGGGGTGAAAGTCATCACTGACGTTCACGAAGTGGGTCAGGCGAAAATCGTAGCTGAAGTGGCTGACGTCATTCAGCTGCCAGCGTTTCTTGCTCGTCAAACGGATTTGGTTGAGGACATGGCCCGCACAGGTGCTATTATCAACGTTAAAAAGCCCCAATTCCTTTCTCCAAGCCAAATGGGCAACATCGTCGAAAAAATCGAAGAGTGTGGCAATGACAAGGTGATCTTGTGTGAGCGTGGTTCTTGTTTTGGTTACGACAACTTGGTTGTGGATACATTGGGCTTCAATATCATGAAGAAAGTTTCTAAAGGCTCACCAGTGATCTTGGATGCGACTCACGCTCTTCAGTTCCGTGATCCTATGGGAGCCGCTTCCAGCGGTCGCCGTGGGCAAGTTGCCGAGCTTTCTCGCGCAGGTCTGGCGGTGGGCCTTGCGGGTCTTTTCATCGAGGCACATCCAGATCCTAAGAATGCAAAATGTGACGGCCCCTCCGCCCTTCCACTAGCGAAAGCCGAGCCGTTCTTGGCGCAGATGAAAGCGCTTGATGATTTGGTGAAAGCCTTCCCGGCCTTGGATACCGAAGCCTAA
- a CDS encoding response regulator translates to MKTVDVLIVDDRLDGLLALQAVLNLPGVNLVQAQSGPEALGLLENREFAVILLDVQMPGMDGFETARHIRLHPKHRQTPIIFVTAINKDDQYIYRGYEAGAVDYIFKPFEPGIVRAKVSIFVELFLKSKQLEEQAELIRESESRERYLRLAELEVENLRRYRSLADAIPHIIWRAKSDGTLDYFNKGWTDYTGLSIEQSLGSGWQSVVVEDDLRDFLKTWMMAMQDGRSFETEVRLINKEGEERWFWIRAASETNFTGQVVAWIGTCTDIHDRKNIEMKLIEAEKQANAASVSKTNFLANMSHEIRTPMNAILGFTELMLDEDQTVEERNQWIHTVQRNGDQLLKIIDEILDISKVESGRLQIEKVDVDVESVLEDIRSLLRLQALDKGLDFRIDLDSSIPKMISSDQTRLRQILLNLIGNAIKFTSHGHVHVDVEWVARNNADQHSKIRFYISDSGVGINPAHANHLFQPFMQEDSATTRNFGGTGLGLALSRQLARAMGGDVTLVDSVPGQGSTFLVEVNADPVEGTHFIEALNFHVPSNERDLNHKGTKKLEGMKILLVEDVQDNKALISHFLGAVGAEVDFADNGREGVEAALNKEYDAVLMDIQMPIMDGYEATRRLRAQGYETPIIALTAHALKEETVKSMNAGCTHHLAKPVNFNQLIEVLTGIFRDKKHREDHCAI, encoded by the coding sequence ATGAAAACAGTGGATGTTCTTATCGTCGATGACCGTCTGGATGGGCTGCTTGCTTTGCAAGCGGTCTTAAACCTGCCAGGCGTAAATTTGGTTCAAGCACAGTCCGGTCCGGAGGCCTTGGGTCTTTTAGAAAATCGTGAGTTTGCTGTGATCTTGTTGGATGTGCAAATGCCGGGAATGGATGGCTTTGAAACGGCTCGACATATTCGCCTGCATCCTAAACATCGTCAGACACCCATCATTTTTGTGACGGCAATCAATAAGGACGATCAATACATTTATCGCGGTTACGAAGCTGGAGCGGTTGATTATATTTTTAAGCCGTTTGAGCCCGGAATCGTGCGCGCCAAGGTGAGCATTTTTGTCGAGTTGTTTTTAAAATCAAAACAGCTCGAAGAACAAGCCGAGTTGATTCGCGAAAGCGAATCGCGAGAGCGTTATTTGCGTTTGGCAGAACTAGAAGTCGAAAATCTTCGCCGTTACCGCAGTCTGGCTGATGCAATTCCTCATATTATTTGGCGAGCGAAATCTGACGGGACTTTGGATTATTTCAATAAAGGCTGGACTGATTATACAGGCCTTTCCATCGAGCAAAGCTTGGGAAGTGGATGGCAGAGTGTGGTCGTCGAGGATGACTTGCGGGATTTTTTAAAAACCTGGATGATGGCCATGCAAGATGGTCGCTCTTTTGAAACGGAAGTTCGCCTGATCAATAAAGAGGGCGAGGAACGATGGTTTTGGATTCGCGCCGCCTCTGAAACAAACTTCACAGGTCAAGTGGTGGCATGGATTGGTACTTGTACGGATATTCATGATCGCAAAAACATCGAGATGAAATTAATCGAGGCAGAAAAACAAGCCAACGCTGCCAGTGTTTCAAAAACAAACTTCTTGGCAAATATGAGTCATGAAATCCGCACTCCCATGAATGCGATTTTGGGATTCACAGAACTGATGCTTGATGAAGATCAGACTGTCGAGGAGCGCAACCAATGGATTCATACCGTTCAACGAAACGGCGACCAGCTTTTGAAAATCATAGATGAAATCTTGGATATTTCAAAAGTTGAATCTGGTCGCCTGCAAATTGAAAAAGTCGACGTCGATGTAGAAAGTGTTCTGGAGGACATTCGTTCTTTGCTAAGACTGCAAGCCTTGGATAAGGGCTTGGATTTTAGAATTGATCTGGATTCCAGCATTCCGAAGATGATTTCATCGGATCAAACCCGTCTTCGTCAGATTTTATTAAACTTAATTGGCAATGCTATTAAGTTTACCAGCCACGGGCACGTCCATGTGGATGTCGAATGGGTGGCGCGCAACAACGCCGATCAGCACAGTAAGATTCGCTTTTATATCAGCGATTCTGGCGTCGGTATTAATCCGGCTCACGCTAATCATCTGTTCCAGCCCTTTATGCAGGAGGACAGTGCAACCACCCGCAACTTTGGTGGTACGGGATTGGGTTTGGCACTTTCCAGACAGCTTGCCAGAGCCATGGGCGGAGATGTGACTTTGGTAGATAGTGTGCCAGGTCAAGGCAGTACGTTCCTGGTAGAGGTGAACGCAGATCCTGTCGAGGGAACTCACTTTATTGAAGCCTTGAACTTTCATGTGCCTTCAAATGAACGAGATTTGAACCATAAGGGCACTAAAAAATTAGAGGGAATGAAAATCCTGCTGGTTGAGGATGTTCAGGACAATAAAGCCCTGATTTCACATTTTCTGGGTGCTGTTGGTGCTGAAGTGGATTTTGCTGATAACGGCCGTGAAGGAGTCGAGGCTGCCTTAAACAAAGAATATGATGCTGTCTTGATGGATATACAAATGCCCATTATGGATGGTTATGAAGCCACGCGAAGATTGCGTGCGCAGGGTTACGAGACGCCGATCATTGCGCTCACAGCCCATGCACTTAAGGAGGAGACAGTGAAAAGTATGAACGCGGGTTGTACACATCACTTGGCAAAGCCAGTGAATTTTAATCAGTTAATTGAAGTATTGACTGGTATCTTCCGGGACAAAAAACACCGGGAGGATCATTGTGCCATTTGA
- a CDS encoding DUF5985 family protein translates to MAFCVYLLCSVTSFGCALFLGKAYFRNKTRLLFWSSICFIGVALNNILLSVDFMLGPEYDLSMVRAWIILVGMVAMVYGLIWDTV, encoded by the coding sequence GTGGCGTTTTGTGTTTATTTGCTTTGTTCTGTAACGAGCTTCGGTTGCGCCCTGTTTTTGGGAAAGGCCTATTTTAGAAACAAAACGAGGCTGCTGTTTTGGAGCAGTATCTGTTTCATCGGAGTGGCCTTGAATAATATTTTGCTCTCGGTGGATTTTATGCTGGGCCCTGAATACGATTTGTCGATGGTTCGCGCTTGGATCATTTTAGTCGGTATGGTTGCGATGGTTTATGGTTTGATCTGGGATACGGTGTAA
- a CDS encoding LA_2272 family surface repeat-containing protein: MKRNIIATIFLSVLLTTSASFAAFTPLSVNIVPPVQFPPQDFSVTGLRASLLYGHQRDMYGFDFGVLGNITDQDFVGVAVSGIFNATYGTTRVIGLQLAGFGNYNQQKTSVVGVQAALAMNYNVAESSIYGLQLAMANINPAASIYGLQLGVYNRARVVYGIQLGLVNIADNLHGIQIGLANFNNSGPFKISPILNVGF, from the coding sequence ATGAAAAGAAATATCATAGCCACAATATTTTTATCCGTTCTTCTAACAACATCTGCTAGCTTTGCGGCGTTCACTCCCCTGTCAGTCAATATCGTGCCTCCGGTGCAATTCCCTCCACAGGATTTTTCTGTGACAGGTCTGCGTGCAAGTCTCCTCTATGGACATCAACGTGATATGTATGGTTTTGATTTTGGCGTGCTGGGTAACATCACGGATCAGGATTTTGTCGGAGTCGCTGTATCTGGTATTTTCAACGCGACTTACGGAACAACTCGTGTAATCGGTTTACAACTCGCTGGTTTCGGAAATTACAATCAACAAAAAACTTCGGTCGTCGGTGTTCAAGCAGCGCTGGCTATGAACTATAACGTCGCTGAAAGCAGTATCTATGGTTTGCAGCTTGCGATGGCAAACATCAACCCTGCCGCTTCGATTTACGGGTTACAGCTTGGCGTTTACAACAGAGCCCGTGTGGTTTATGGCATTCAGTTAGGACTCGTAAACATTGCTGATAACCTACACGGTATCCAGATCGGTCTGGCTAACTTTAATAACTCGGGACCGTTCAAAATCTCTCCTATCCTGAACGTAGGATTCTAA
- a CDS encoding fused MFS/spermidine synthase: MFLTGFSGLLYQVLWIRLFSSLLGGTTLSISCVIAHFMLGLGLGTAAAPRFLQRDSKKQLPLYSICEIAIVLVIGLGAIFLFGAHQQLAQILKDSPLPKLLSHFIMSGVFIFPATFLMGLSYPFMSYKFSSSKEHQWLYAANCLGGALGALCSYVVLIYNFGLSGALICGFILNLLAAALFYKEKYVFTSKAEASGEDRQSSTSVEALSPGKIKVWAMCLSGLSGFFVLSLEQIWFRLGHLFLGGRVYVHSVVLSVLLLTLAIGAFLSPRLSKLATDKQLAAVLFILRMTGFCAAIGFILLPSAVAIGVDLSHPYAKSMRLIYWGVLLFIAILPGLLLGLCFPLSLKVIQTGMSTQLQKTRSLSYSVYINTFASVLGSMLTTYLLFSWLGTVGSLKLLYVSLLVLGVVGSALFLRGASRISSVVVSCLLILFIGTRSMSLNPAGSALFEAEDEFGYLNVIPLKSNEQQGVAADRWAMFHNYTSLVAPYGFGETSTVQKSLALFPTAFAKNLDEVLVVGMGYGLTTEAFSRIPQIKQITSVDILPLVMKAQSELRFKDNSYLNDPRVKNVADDGRSFIGLSNKKWDIITVNVDPYGPGTTYLMSKEFYKMVQEHLKPGGIYAQLMFGAPRDLTALVHTAVSSFPYYRVMPGYSSDGVIFVGSKNPLPEWSEISLEVVKPLLPTVTWRGAMLASSDDFSRAEGLAKAWVDYVRAESPRPPMFVTDDNLLVETSRTNATDLFLTYPKDY; encoded by the coding sequence ATGTTCCTAACTGGCTTTTCGGGACTTCTTTATCAAGTACTTTGGATTCGTCTTTTTTCTTCCTTATTGGGTGGAACAACGCTTTCGATTTCCTGTGTGATCGCTCATTTTATGTTGGGCCTGGGGTTAGGGACGGCAGCAGCTCCGCGCTTTTTGCAACGCGATTCTAAAAAACAACTGCCTCTATATTCTATCTGTGAAATAGCGATTGTATTAGTGATCGGCTTAGGGGCCATCTTCCTCTTCGGCGCCCACCAGCAACTGGCGCAAATTTTAAAAGACAGCCCTCTGCCAAAACTTTTAAGTCATTTCATTATGTCTGGCGTATTTATTTTCCCGGCGACCTTTTTGATGGGGCTTTCTTATCCTTTCATGAGTTACAAGTTCTCATCATCAAAAGAGCATCAGTGGCTTTACGCTGCCAACTGCTTAGGCGGCGCGCTGGGCGCTCTTTGCTCTTATGTGGTCCTGATCTACAATTTTGGGCTTTCCGGAGCGCTCATCTGTGGATTTATTCTTAATCTGTTGGCTGCGGCACTATTTTACAAAGAAAAATATGTTTTCACGTCTAAAGCTGAGGCATCAGGAGAGGACCGTCAGTCTTCGACCTCTGTAGAAGCGCTTTCCCCTGGAAAAATTAAAGTTTGGGCGATGTGTTTAAGTGGTTTAAGCGGATTCTTTGTTTTAAGTCTTGAGCAAATTTGGTTTCGACTGGGTCACCTCTTTTTAGGTGGACGTGTTTACGTCCATTCTGTTGTCCTTTCTGTTTTGCTTTTAACGTTAGCAATTGGGGCATTTTTAAGCCCTCGTCTGTCAAAACTGGCGACTGATAAACAATTGGCCGCGGTTTTATTTATTTTACGTATGACGGGTTTTTGTGCTGCGATAGGATTTATTTTGCTTCCTTCTGCGGTAGCCATTGGTGTGGATCTAAGTCATCCCTATGCCAAGTCGATGAGACTCATTTACTGGGGCGTTTTGCTTTTCATAGCGATTTTGCCAGGACTGCTATTGGGGCTTTGCTTCCCTTTATCACTGAAAGTCATTCAAACTGGAATGAGTACACAGCTGCAGAAAACGCGCAGCCTTTCATATTCTGTTTACATCAATACGTTTGCCTCTGTTTTAGGAAGTATGCTAACGACTTATTTGCTGTTTTCATGGTTGGGTACGGTTGGAAGTCTTAAGCTTCTTTATGTGTCTTTGCTTGTATTGGGTGTTGTTGGTTCGGCTTTGTTTTTACGAGGTGCCTCACGTATTTCTTCAGTTGTGGTTTCCTGTTTGTTGATCCTCTTTATAGGAACGCGATCCATGAGTTTAAACCCCGCGGGATCGGCCCTGTTTGAGGCTGAAGATGAGTTTGGATACTTGAATGTAATTCCTTTAAAATCTAATGAACAGCAAGGCGTCGCCGCGGATCGATGGGCGATGTTTCATAACTACACCTCGCTGGTGGCTCCTTACGGATTCGGAGAAACGTCCACTGTACAAAAAAGCTTGGCATTATTTCCAACGGCATTTGCTAAAAACTTGGACGAAGTCCTTGTGGTGGGGATGGGATACGGTCTTACAACAGAGGCCTTCAGCCGCATCCCTCAAATTAAACAGATTACCAGTGTTGATATCCTTCCTCTGGTTATGAAGGCGCAAAGCGAACTGCGCTTCAAAGACAATTCCTATTTAAACGATCCACGCGTAAAAAATGTCGCCGATGACGGAAGAAGCTTTATCGGTCTATCTAATAAAAAATGGGATATCATTACTGTGAACGTCGATCCATATGGCCCTGGAACGACGTATTTGATGTCTAAAGAATTTTATAAAATGGTACAGGAGCACTTAAAACCTGGTGGAATTTATGCTCAGCTGATGTTTGGTGCCCCTCGCGATTTGACAGCGCTAGTTCATACGGCTGTCTCGTCATTTCCTTATTATCGCGTTATGCCCGGATACTCCAGTGACGGCGTGATTTTTGTTGGTAGCAAAAATCCGTTGCCCGAGTGGTCCGAGATTTCCCTGGAAGTTGTAAAGCCTCTTTTGCCGACGGTGACTTGGAGGGGGGCGATGTTAGCTTCCTCAGATGATTTCAGTCGCGCTGAAGGTCTCGCGAAAGCTTGGGTGGACTATGTGCGTGCTGAGTCACCTCGTCCACCCATGTTTGTAACCGATGATAATCTACTTGTAGAGACTAGTCGTACAAATGCGACGGACTTGTTTTTGACTTATCCAAAGGACTACTAA